TGTTATCCAGCCCCTGAATACCGGAATTTGCAAGTGTGGCTGACTCCACAGACATTTTGGTGACCTGGTTCATGGTCGAGGCGAGGTCTTTGACATTGGAGCAGATGTGGGTGCTGGTCGAACGGACATGGGTGGTCGATGCGGCCTGTTCGGCGGCGATTGTTTCGAGCTGCCGCATGGAAGTGACAATCCTGGACTTTGATTCGGAGACCTTGTCGCTTGCGGTGCGCAGACGAGTGATGATTGCATCCAGATTGGAGATCATGGTGGTAATTGCCTGAAACAGCACCGTTACCTCGTTCCGGTTCTTTCCGGTCGAACTGCCGGCGCTCTTACCGCTTCCGATTCCCATGCGATAAGCGCTTTCGAGGCTTGTTTTTGCTTCCTTGAGATTTCCGGACGCTATCGATTCAGCTGCATGCGTGATAACGCCGAGCGGACGTGTAATACCCCGTGAAACAAGAAATGCAATTCCCCACGACACACTCAGCGCAATGATGATGAGGAGATAGGCAAGCAGCCTGCTCCGCTCGTTTGTGGCAATTTTCTTTTCGAGCAGAATATCGAGCTCGTGAATTGCAACCTGATTGAATGCCGAGCTCGTGTCGAGCATCTTTTCGCCGAGACTCGTGAACTCGACAACAGTATCCGGGGGATGTTCTTCGCTTACAAGGTTTTTCAACAGCGAGGTGAATCCGCTGACTGCGGAATCATAGTTTTCAAAAACAGGAGGAAGATTATTCTGCAGAGACTGGCTCTTGCCATAAAAATATTCGTCTTCCTGCAGGGCGAAGGAGAGATTTTGCCGGAGGAACCGCATATAGTAGTTTTCCGTAATATCAATGAATTCGGCGAATGTTATTCTGTCCTCCTGGGTCAGTCTGCCGGATTCGAGAGCTTTCATGCCATACAGCAGCATTTCACTGCACCGTTCCTGCATCTGGGGGATACCCACAAAAACATTGTAGATAAGGTGGTAGGTATCCATGTCGGGGTCACGAACAAGATTTGATGTATTTGCAACGTGGCTTGTCAGGGTTGTGATGCCTTTGCTGAGCTCAGTGTGTGCGGTGTCAATCTGCTCGGGTGACATGGCTTTCCAGTTTGCCTGAAGCGATTGCCATCTGGCGAAGAGTTCTCCGGGGTAATACTGCCCCATATCGATCTTTGACAGGCTTTGTCTGTCTATCTGGAGGGCTTTCTCATACTTCGTGGTTTTTACAAGAAGGTCGGAGAACGCGGTATCGATTTCCTGTGCTGCGAGCTCACAATTGTTCTGCTGAGCCATATCGCCGGATACGGAAAAATGGATATATCGGCGGTGTTCGGGCACCATCTCCGTGAGTTTCGCGAGCGGTTTTGATACCTCGCTGCCCATCAGTTCCCGCCGGGCGAAACGAATGGTGTTGTTGAAACCCGAAGTGACGAAATAAAAGAGAATTGAGAGCGGCAGAATATAGGTAAGGCTGCTGATTAACAGCTTGTGGGAAATCGGCAGATTGTTCAGATAGTTTTTCATATACTCATACACGCATACACGTGACGGGGAATAGTGCGATCACTGTTCTGTTATTCCATGATCCTGAATCGGGAGACTTCGTTCTGGAGTCCCTGAACAGCCTCATTCAACTGGTCTGTCGCCAGTTTGAATTCATGGAGCGATTCCTTTGTCTGTTCGGCGGTTTCCGAAAGTTGAACGATGGCTTCGCTGATCTGATGAGCGCCGTCTTCCTGCCCGTGCATTCCTTCTTTTGCAGCTTCGAAATCCGGAACCAGAGCCCTCACCTGTTCGATGATACCGCCGAATTGCTCGCCGATGGATTCCAGCTCGTGCACGCCTTCACGGACTTCATCGGTGAACTTGTCCATTTCCATCACCCCCGAAGATACAGAGGACTGCATCTCCTTCACCATGTATTCGATATCCCCTGTGGCAATGGATGTCTGGTCTGCAAGGCGGCTGATCTCCTGGGCGACAACTGAAAATCCTTTACCGTATTCTCCCGCTTTTTCTGCTTCGATGGCAGCGTTGAGAGAAAGGAGATGGGTCTGGTCGGAGATTTTGCTGATGGTTATTCCTATGCTCGAAATTTTCTTCGTTTTTTCATTGATTATCGCCAGCTTTGAGGAAATTTTGCTGGTTGCATCGACAAGACGGTTCATGACCGTCTCCATGTTATTCAGATTGGATCGTCCGCTGTCGGCTCTGGTCGCCGTATTGTCGACCGTTTCGCTTACTTTGTCCATGGTATTAGCCAGTTCGACAGCGGTCGAGGCAATTTCTTTGCTTGTGACCGAGACTTCTTTGGATGATGCCGCCTGTTCGGAAACTGTGGCCTGAAGTTGTTTGATCGATGCCGAAATCTCGGTGGCGGATGTCGTTACCTGAATACCCGAGCGATGTACCTGGCCGATCAGGGAATTGAGGCTTTCCGCCATAGTACCGAAGGCTTCGAGCAGCTGTACGGTTTCATCGTGGTTCTGTATAAAATGTTCTTTTTGTTTTTTCCGGCCCGATTTCATTGAAACGTCCGTCAATTCTTTTCTGGCGCCCGATACATCACCGGCGGCGATCTTTTTCGCCACCCTGGTAATGAGATCGAGCGGTTTGACCATACGATTGCCCATATAGTTGGCAAAGATAGTTGCAATTACTATGATTATGAATCCGCCGATAATCAAATGGAACAACAGTCTCGATGTAGCCTTGTCTATCTCATATTTTGCCTGTTGGTAGTCTTCCTCATAAATACCCGCGCCGATTACCCAGTCCCATGGTTTGAAATATACAATTGCAGCGATTTTATTCCGAACTGTATCCTCGCCGACGTTTTTCCATGGATATTTTTCGTACGCAACCTCGCCTTTTCCTAATGGAAGCGCTTTTTTGATGATGGATTGAACAAAGTAGTTTCCCTCTGAATCGACAGCATCCCAGATATTTTCCTTGTCACGTTCGCCATCTTTTGAGATTATGTACGAACCCCTGTTTCCCCCGGTTCCCTGGAGAACCCAGACATATCCGGTTTTGCCGACAACGATATTCATGATGGCTGTCCGGAGCGATGTAACGGATTCCAGTTTTTCCCCGACATACAGCATGCCGATGATTGTATCGTTTTTGTCCTGTATCGGCTCGTACGATGCGATATACCATGCGTTTACCACATAGGCAAGACCTCGATACGTTTCCCCTTTCAGCACTTTCTCGATGACCGGGTTGACGGCACCGTTCGGATTGACTGCGGGGATATACGTGCCGGTGGCTCTGGTGTTATCGAGATTCTCGACATTCGTGGCGATTCTCAGCATATCGCCGCGATCATTCATCCGCTGAAATATCGTGCATGTTCCCCCAACGAGTTTTTTTACCTCATCCACAACCGGTGTCGCTGTCGAAAAATCACGGCTCTTTCCGAACCATGTCCGTCCGATATTCATCCTGGGCAGCTTGAGTCGCTGCAATGCATTATTATACTGGTTGATCACTTCCCATTCGACAGTTTCCGATCCGATGTTTATGAACCCGTTTTGTTTGATGATCTCCCGCGCAACATTGAGGTCGTTATCGATTTTTATCTGAACAAGATCGTTTGTAACCTCACACAGACCACTGACATCTTTGGCAATCT
The bacterium genome window above contains:
- a CDS encoding methyl-accepting chemotaxis protein, which codes for MKNYLNNLPISHKLLISSLTYILPLSILFYFVTSGFNNTIRFARRELMGSEVSKPLAKLTEMVPEHRRYIHFSVSGDMAQQNNCELAAQEIDTAFSDLLVKTTKYEKALQIDRQSLSKIDMGQYYPGELFARWQSLQANWKAMSPEQIDTAHTELSKGITTLTSHVANTSNLVRDPDMDTYHLIYNVFVGIPQMQERCSEMLLYGMKALESGRLTQEDRITFAEFIDITENYYMRFLRQNLSFALQEDEYFYGKSQSLQNNLPPVFENYDSAVSGFTSLLKNLVSEEHPPDTVVEFTSLGEKMLDTSSAFNQVAIHELDILLEKKIATNERSRLLAYLLIIIALSVSWGIAFLVSRGITRPLGVITHAAESIASGNLKEAKTSLESAYRMGIGSGKSAGSSTGKNRNEVTVLFQAITTMISNLDAIITRLRTASDKVSESKSRIVTSMRQLETIAAEQAASTTHVRSTSTHICSNVKDLASTMNQVTKMSVESATLANSGIQGLDNIRTTMRTLLVASSDLNDKLKMISEKAATITGVITTITNVADQTNLLSLNASIEAVNAGEYGAGFLVVASEIRRLADQTAVAALNIEAMILEMENAMKDGVASVENYHTLAKESSEKTARISEELGTIIEHSREFVPQFESLNQGMQSQSNSAGQISDAMQQLNITAIQVRDSLIEFKEVTDQLTEAVENLQEVSRFSQND
- a CDS encoding methyl-accepting chemotaxis protein, which encodes MNLTMRKKIIGLVILSVIIPVMIMYILIVKFQGITKKKAEDELDKISRLNIAQIAKDVSGLCEVTNDLVQIKIDNDLNVAREIIKQNGFINIGSETVEWEVINQYNNALQRLKLPRMNIGRTWFGKSRDFSTATPVVDEVKKLVGGTCTIFQRMNDRGDMLRIATNVENLDNTRATGTYIPAVNPNGAVNPVIEKVLKGETYRGLAYVVNAWYIASYEPIQDKNDTIIGMLYVGEKLESVTSLRTAIMNIVVGKTGYVWVLQGTGGNRGSYIISKDGERDKENIWDAVDSEGNYFVQSIIKKALPLGKGEVAYEKYPWKNVGEDTVRNKIAAIVYFKPWDWVIGAGIYEEDYQQAKYEIDKATSRLLFHLIIGGFIIIVIATIFANYMGNRMVKPLDLITRVAKKIAAGDVSGARKELTDVSMKSGRKKQKEHFIQNHDETVQLLEAFGTMAESLNSLIGQVHRSGIQVTTSATEISASIKQLQATVSEQAASSKEVSVTSKEIASTAVELANTMDKVSETVDNTATRADSGRSNLNNMETVMNRLVDATSKISSKLAIINEKTKKISSIGITISKISDQTHLLSLNAAIEAEKAGEYGKGFSVVAQEISRLADQTSIATGDIEYMVKEMQSSVSSGVMEMDKFTDEVREGVHELESIGEQFGGIIEQVRALVPDFEAAKEGMHGQEDGAHQISEAIVQLSETAEQTKESLHEFKLATDQLNEAVQGLQNEVSRFRIME